The window GGAGACGACCAAGGGAGAGGGTGTTGTGCCTGTCGTTTCGAGTGGTGGATCGCCAGCATTGCAGCCTACGGTAGTGAGTGAGAAGGCGAGCGCCGATAAGACGCTGCGCATCGATGTCGATGTGTTGAACCGCATGATGAATCTGGTGGGAGAGCTGGTGTTGACTCGCAACCAGATGCTGCAGAGCGGCATGGAGGCGGCGAACTTTCCCGAACTGGCGCGGCGTCTGGATAGCGTTACGGCGGATCTGCGCGAGACGGTGATGCAAGCCAGGATGCAGCCGGTAGGAAATCTGTTTGGCAAGTTTCCGCGGATGGTGCGGGATTTGGCGCGGACGTGCGGCCGTGATGTGAGGGTCGAGTTTTCCGGGCAGGAGACTGGGCTGGATAAGAGCTTGCTGGAGGCGATCAAAGATCCGCTGACGCATGCGGTGAGGAATGCGGTCGATCATGGGATTGAATCGCCTGCTGACCGTGTGCTGGCGGGGAAGCCGGCGGAGGGGTGCCTGCGGTTGAAGGCCTTTCATCAGAGCGGGTCAGTGGTGATTGAGGTCGAGGATGATGGTGCGGGGATACCGATTGAGCGCGTGTTGCAGAAGGCGGTAGAACGCAACCTGGTGACGGCGGAGGCTGCCGCGGCGATGTCGGAGCGCGAGGCGTTGCAGCTGATATTTCTGCCGGGCTTCTCGACTGCGGCGGCGGTGACGACGGTGTCGGGGCGCGGCGTCGGGATGGATGTGGTGCGTGCGAATGTGGAGAAGGTTGGCGGCAGCGTTGAAGTGGAGTCGCGCAGAGGCGTAGGCACGACGCTGCGGCTGCGGGTTCCGCTGACGCTTGCGATCGTTCCATCGCTGGTGGTGAAGAGTGGAGGCCAGAGCTTCGCGTTACCGCAGAGCGCGCTGGTGGAGTTGGTGGATATTCCGGAGCGTGAGTTCAAAGAGGTGGTGCAGCGGATTGGCTCGTCGGAGCTTTACCGGTTGAGGGAGCATCTGCTGCCGATGGTTTGGCTGGATCGGCTGCTAGGGTTGGATGCGGATGCTCCGGAGAAGTCAAAGGGGCACTATCTCGCGGTGCTGGAGGCGGAGGGTTGCCGGTATGGCCTGGTCGTCGATGATCTGATGTCGCCTGAGGAGATTGTGGTGAAACCGTTGTCGCCGGTGCTGCGTGAGATTGGCTTGTTTTCGGGCGCGACCGTGCTGGGGAATGGGACGCTTGCGTTGATTTTGGATATTGGAGCGACCGCGGCCAGGGCTGGTGTCAAGCCGATGGAAGAAGAGATTGGTGGAATCGGCGTGGGTGAGGCTTCGGTGCAGGAGGCTGCGGGGACGCAGTTCCTGATCTTCGAGGATCGTGCGCGGGAGAGGACTGCGCTGCCGCTGGACGTGGTCGAGCGGATTGAGAGCGTACCGCTGGGACAGATCGAGTACGCGGGTGGACGGCCGCTGTTGCAGTATCGCGGAGAGCTGCTGCCGTTGCAGGACGAAGGAAATGTGCTGGCGGATCTCGAAGCAGCGCGGCAGCGAGGCGAAGAGGTGATGGCGACGGTGCTGATCTGTGGCGATGCCGAGATGGGCGGAGTGCAGCGAGGCGGGATGATTGTGCGTCAGGTGCTGGATGTGTCGCACGGCACGCTGCTTGAGCGTGACGAGGCGACCGATGGAATGGAGCTAGCCCTGGTGAAAGAAAAGCTGACGCTGGTCCATCGCGAATTTGGGGTGAAGGCCAAGGGCGTATGGCAGGAGGTCGCATGAGAATCGCTGGCAAGGCGAAGGTCGATGAGATCCAGGATGAGAGCGACGCGGTGTCTCTCTGTTCGCTGTATGCGGGGAGCGAGATGTTCGGGATCGACACGAGCAAGATACGCGAGGCGCTGGGCGAGCGGGATCTGCAGCAGGTGCCGATGTCGCCTACCTTCATCGCGGGCGTTGTGCCTTACCGTGGCGAGGTGCTGACGACCGTAAATCTTCGAGCGCTGCTCGGAGTTGAGGCTCATTCGGGACGGAGTTGTGTGCTGGTGATGGAGGATGACAAGGCGGCGGAGCGGTTCGGCCTGGTGGTGGATGCGGTTGGCGGCGTGGTTGTGGTGAGCCAGGGCGCGTTGGAAGAAAATCCATGCACGTTGGACGCACGAGGCAAGTGGCTCTTCGATGGAGCGTACAAGATGGAGTCCGGTCTGATGATTCGACTGGATCCGCAGAAGTTGAGCCCGTCGCGGCTATCGGAGACGGGGTTATTTAGAAAAAATGCAAATGGAGGTGCAGATGCGAGCCTTGATCGTTGATGACTCCAGCTTCATCCGCGAGTACCTTCGGCACTTGCTGAGCCGAATGGACATCGTGTGCGAAGAGGCGGTAGACGGGAGTGACGCACTGACAGTGTTGGCAGCGAAGGAGTCCTTCGACCTGATGTTGCTGGACGTCAATATGCCGGTGATGAATGGGTTGGAGTGCGTCAAGGCGCTGCGTGATGCGAACCTCGGCCCGGATATGAAGGTGATGATGGTGACAACGGAGGCTGATCACACATTTATCACGACTGCGCTCGACAATGGTGCGGATGAGTTTCTGATGAAGCCGTTTACGCCGGAGAGCCTTCGGGAAAAGATGCTTCTGTTGGGTGTTATCGCCGCTTGAAGTTGCCGCCTAAACCGGAAGACTAAGGAAAGCAGACATGAGTACTTTGGATGATCGGCCTCTCCGCATCCTCGCGGCGGATGACTCTGCGGTGATGCGTGGCATCATGTGGAAGCTGTTTCAGATGCATGCGGAAGACCGCTTAAGCGATTTGCCGCGTATGGAGTTGTGCGGGGTTGCGCGGGACGGGGTTGATTGCCTGGAGTCGGTCAGCCGGCTGGCGCCGGATGTTCTTGTGCTTGACCTGGAGATGCCGAGGCTGAATGGCCTAGGGGTGTTGCATCGGTTGCGTGTGGAGAATCCTCGACTACCGGTGATTATGTGCAGCTCGTACACCGAGCATGGCGCGAGATCGACCCTGGAGGCGTTGGCGAGTGGCGCTTCGGACTATGTAACCAAACCGGCGGAGCAGCGAGACTTCGCATCGGCGATGCTGTCCCTGTCAAAGCAACTGCTGCCACGAATCGCTGTGCTGGCAAAGGGTTTTCGTCAACGAGAGGCGACGACTGAGGACAAAGAGGCGTCGTCAGCAAAGAGACAGGCTTCGCAAGTGGTCGAGGCACATGCAAAGGCTGCCTTGCCTATTGAAGTCGTTGTGATCGGCTTGTCTACCGGCGGCCCTTCCGCGTTGGAACAGCTGCTGCCGAAGTTGCCAGCAGACTTTCCTGTTCCGATGTTGATTGTGCAGCATATGCCAAAGCTGTTCACCGGCGCGTTGGCGGAGCGGCTGGATAAGGTCTGCAAACTGCAGGTTCGAGAGGCCTATGACAATGCAGTGATCCGTCCGGGAACGGTCTGGCTTGCTCCGGGAGATGCACATATGGAGATAGGACCGAGCAACGGGCTGATGGAGAAGGAAGACGAGAGCGTCGCGGGGCGAAACAGTCGCGTTCGGCTGCACCAGCGAGAGCCGCTGAATCATTGCAAACCTTCGGTTGACTATCTTTTTTTCTCTGCGGCGCGGATGTTCGGGGCCTCAACGATGGCGCTGGTGATGACGGGAATGGGCGCGGATGGCCTGGATGGAGCGCGCGCCGTTCATGCGCGTGGTGGAACGGTGCTGGCGCAGGACGAGGCGAGCTCCGCAGTGTGGGGGATGCCGGGCAAGGTGACAGAGGCCGGCATAGCCAGTGCAACCCTGCCTCTCGGCGCGATTGCAGAGGCCTTGAACAAGAGGGTTAACGCAGGCAGGCTGGCGAAGTTGAACGCTGTGCCGTTAGCGACGTCGGCGACGGCACCGCATCGGGAGATGACTGATGGCTGTCTCTGAGTCGGACTACAACTATCTACGCGAGCTGGTGCAGGAACAGTCGGCTAACCTGATCGACCCTTCGCGCAATGCTTTGTTTGATACGAGGTTGACGCAGATTGCGAGGTTGTCGGGCGCGGACAACCTTGGGGACTTCGTCACGATGTTGAAATCGGGTCGTCCGGTTCATCTGCACCGGGCGGTTGCTGAGGCGATGACGATCAATGAGACGAGTTTCTTTCGCGACCTGAAGCCATTTGAGATGTTGCGGGAGGTTATTCTTCCTCGACTGATCGAACGGCGGCAGGATTCGCGCAGGCTACGAATATGGAGCGCAGCGAGTTCGACCGGGCAGGAGGCGTACAGTCTGGCGATGGTGATCGCGGAGCACTTTCCGGACCTGGCACATTGGGATGTCAAGATTATTGGGACCGACATCTCACGGCAGG is drawn from Edaphobacter lichenicola and contains these coding sequences:
- a CDS encoding protein-glutamate methylesterase/protein-glutamine glutaminase → MSTLDDRPLRILAADDSAVMRGIMWKLFQMHAEDRLSDLPRMELCGVARDGVDCLESVSRLAPDVLVLDLEMPRLNGLGVLHRLRVENPRLPVIMCSSYTEHGARSTLEALASGASDYVTKPAEQRDFASAMLSLSKQLLPRIAVLAKGFRQREATTEDKEASSAKRQASQVVEAHAKAALPIEVVVIGLSTGGPSALEQLLPKLPADFPVPMLIVQHMPKLFTGALAERLDKVCKLQVREAYDNAVIRPGTVWLAPGDAHMEIGPSNGLMEKEDESVAGRNSRVRLHQREPLNHCKPSVDYLFFSAARMFGASTMALVMTGMGADGLDGARAVHARGGTVLAQDEASSAVWGMPGKVTEAGIASATLPLGAIAEALNKRVNAGRLAKLNAVPLATSATAPHREMTDGCL
- a CDS encoding chemotaxis protein CheW, producing the protein MRIAGKAKVDEIQDESDAVSLCSLYAGSEMFGIDTSKIREALGERDLQQVPMSPTFIAGVVPYRGEVLTTVNLRALLGVEAHSGRSCVLVMEDDKAAERFGLVVDAVGGVVVVSQGALEENPCTLDARGKWLFDGAYKMESGLMIRLDPQKLSPSRLSETGLFRKNANGGADASLDR
- a CDS encoding chemotaxis protein CheA; the encoded protein is MDELTKEFIAESQEGLDRMERCLTELETRPDDAGLLGEIFRAVHTIKGTTGFLGFDRLEKLAHAGEHLLGSLRDGKLAVTSELISGLLRLLDGLREILVLIEETGSEGTRAGDEDGELIAELAMLNGQEPAELPEIEAPQIALVETTKGEGVVPVVSSGGSPALQPTVVSEKASADKTLRIDVDVLNRMMNLVGELVLTRNQMLQSGMEAANFPELARRLDSVTADLRETVMQARMQPVGNLFGKFPRMVRDLARTCGRDVRVEFSGQETGLDKSLLEAIKDPLTHAVRNAVDHGIESPADRVLAGKPAEGCLRLKAFHQSGSVVIEVEDDGAGIPIERVLQKAVERNLVTAEAAAAMSEREALQLIFLPGFSTAAAVTTVSGRGVGMDVVRANVEKVGGSVEVESRRGVGTTLRLRVPLTLAIVPSLVVKSGGQSFALPQSALVELVDIPEREFKEVVQRIGSSELYRLREHLLPMVWLDRLLGLDADAPEKSKGHYLAVLEAEGCRYGLVVDDLMSPEEIVVKPLSPVLREIGLFSGATVLGNGTLALILDIGATAARAGVKPMEEEIGGIGVGEASVQEAAGTQFLIFEDRARERTALPLDVVERIESVPLGQIEYAGGRPLLQYRGELLPLQDEGNVLADLEAARQRGEEVMATVLICGDAEMGGVQRGGMIVRQVLDVSHGTLLERDEATDGMELALVKEKLTLVHREFGVKAKGVWQEVA
- a CDS encoding CheR family methyltransferase, with amino-acid sequence MAVSESDYNYLRELVQEQSANLIDPSRNALFDTRLTQIARLSGADNLGDFVTMLKSGRPVHLHRAVAEAMTINETSFFRDLKPFEMLREVILPRLIERRQDSRRLRIWSAASSTGQEAYSLAMVIAEHFPDLAHWDVKIIGTDISRQVVDYAQKGRYRRLEVNRGLPARMLLKYMTRDGEEWEVNPQIRSMCEFQYANLCAPLSLLPVFDLVFLRNVLLYFSQQDRRALFREIHRKVAPDGYLVLGNAEQAEDSTDLFEVEFGANCYFYSPVKTG
- a CDS encoding response regulator, which encodes MRALIVDDSSFIREYLRHLLSRMDIVCEEAVDGSDALTVLAAKESFDLMLLDVNMPVMNGLECVKALRDANLGPDMKVMMVTTEADHTFITTALDNGADEFLMKPFTPESLREKMLLLGVIAA